In one Umezawaea sp. Da 62-37 genomic region, the following are encoded:
- a CDS encoding ABC transporter ATP-binding protein, with the protein MAETSETLIGVEDLEPPRWASVDEQVAAAGTWRTLSAVPSATALVIRLAWRTSRWLTALAGVVQVLSGCATAFGLLATASVFSQLLQEGPTPQRLVSALPSIALLVGSLALRALLDSAAGAVQGALTPRVRRAAQDTLNTAVIGVDLAAFDDPDFRELVRQGGRHAMTSIEVANRVVADLVSALISLVAAMVTAGVLNPWLAPVLLLAAVADGWAAMRVAKLGYANFLRMVTRQLRLFVIENLMVARDMAVERFALTLQEPLIAEHRRIADDVTAEEVRMEARKTVVRLAGRALAGVGTGIAYLVLGFLLYSGRMELALAGAALVAMRTAATALSTTMYAVNQLYEHSFYIDFYRRLLLAAHARHHVSTGVTAPSDPGVIRLEGVTFTYPDADRPALADIDLEITRGEVIALVGRNGSGKTTLGKIITGLYAPDEGRVLWDDVDIAAADPQSVHSRISVISQQPARWPMTAGHNIRVGRLDRQDPHGRGWAEAVDQSGARSVLEELPRGEKTVLSKDFKDGHEPSGGQWQRIGVARGIYRDAAILVADEPTAALDAKAEETVFAGLRHAGRSRTTILVTHRLANVRHVDRIIVLEGGRITGRGTHESLMASGGLYRDLYEIQARAYET; encoded by the coding sequence GTGGCCGAAACCAGCGAGACCCTGATCGGCGTCGAAGACCTCGAACCACCCCGTTGGGCTTCCGTGGACGAGCAGGTGGCCGCCGCGGGCACGTGGCGCACGCTGTCGGCCGTCCCGTCGGCGACCGCGCTGGTGATCCGGCTCGCGTGGCGCACGTCGCGGTGGCTGACGGCGCTGGCCGGGGTGGTGCAGGTGCTGTCCGGGTGCGCGACCGCGTTCGGGCTGCTCGCGACGGCGAGCGTCTTCTCCCAGCTGCTCCAGGAGGGTCCGACGCCGCAGCGGCTGGTCTCCGCGCTGCCGTCGATCGCGCTGCTGGTCGGGTCGCTCGCGCTGCGGGCGCTGCTGGACAGCGCGGCGGGGGCCGTGCAGGGCGCGTTGACGCCGCGGGTGCGGCGCGCGGCTCAGGACACGCTCAACACCGCCGTCATCGGCGTGGACCTGGCGGCGTTCGACGACCCGGACTTCCGCGAGCTGGTGCGGCAGGGCGGGCGGCACGCGATGACCTCGATCGAGGTCGCCAACCGGGTGGTCGCGGACCTCGTCTCGGCGCTGATCTCGCTGGTCGCGGCGATGGTCACGGCCGGTGTGCTGAACCCGTGGCTAGCGCCCGTGCTGCTGCTCGCGGCGGTCGCGGACGGGTGGGCGGCGATGCGGGTGGCGAAACTCGGTTACGCGAACTTCCTGCGCATGGTCACCCGGCAGCTGCGGCTGTTCGTGATCGAGAACCTCATGGTCGCGCGGGACATGGCGGTCGAGCGGTTCGCGCTGACGCTGCAGGAGCCGCTGATCGCCGAGCACCGGCGCATCGCCGACGACGTCACCGCCGAGGAGGTGCGGATGGAGGCGCGCAAGACGGTGGTGCGGCTCGCGGGCCGGGCGCTGGCGGGAGTCGGCACCGGGATCGCCTACCTGGTGCTGGGGTTCCTGCTCTACTCCGGCCGGATGGAACTCGCGCTGGCCGGTGCCGCGCTCGTCGCGATGCGCACGGCGGCGACGGCGCTGTCGACCACGATGTACGCGGTCAACCAGCTGTACGAGCACTCGTTCTACATCGACTTCTACCGGCGGCTCCTGCTCGCCGCGCACGCCCGCCACCACGTGTCGACCGGCGTCACGGCACCGTCCGACCCCGGTGTGATCCGACTGGAGGGCGTGACGTTCACCTACCCCGACGCCGACCGGCCCGCGCTCGCCGACATCGACCTGGAGATCACCCGCGGCGAGGTGATCGCGCTGGTGGGCAGGAACGGGTCCGGCAAGACCACCCTCGGCAAGATCATCACGGGCCTGTACGCGCCGGACGAGGGCCGGGTGCTCTGGGACGACGTGGACATCGCCGCCGCGGACCCGCAGTCCGTGCACTCGCGGATCTCGGTCATCTCCCAGCAGCCCGCGCGCTGGCCGATGACCGCCGGGCACAACATCCGCGTCGGCAGGCTGGACCGCCAGGACCCGCACGGCCGCGGGTGGGCCGAGGCCGTGGACCAGTCCGGGGCCCGTTCGGTGCTGGAGGAGTTGCCGCGCGGCGAGAAGACGGTGCTGTCCAAGGACTTCAAGGACGGCCACGAGCCCTCGGGCGGGCAGTGGCAGCGGATCGGCGTCGCCCGCGGCATCTACCGCGACGCCGCCATCCTCGTCGCCGACGAACCCACCGCCGCCCTGGACGCCAAGGCCGAGGAGACCGTGTTCGCGGGACTCCGGCACGCGGGCCGGTCCAGGACGACGATCCTGGTGACGCACCGGCTGGCCAACGTCCGGCACGTCGACCGGATCATCGTGCTGGAGGGCGGCCGCATCACCGGACGCGGCACCCACGAGTCCCTCATGGCCTCGGGCGGCCTCTACCGGGACCTGTACGAGATCCAGGCGCGCGCCTACGAGACCTGA